Proteins encoded together in one Microbacterium sp. zg-Y625 window:
- a CDS encoding type IV toxin-antitoxin system AbiEi family antitoxin, protein MPSPFLYFAGGRLSAAELAAARLDGDLVEVGEGYMPADAVETRELRAASLAPLVGRSLAATHLSAAWVHGALDTPPARHAVQRVVTRRLSPPLDARVRYSDVRLDAADADVFGGVAVTTPTRTLADLARSRDAADRDAALRLMAIAPHLREAALAWLAAAGPVPDKRAAAAFLREQVVSSARPPPGTAAQDEVTRYTS, encoded by the coding sequence ATGCCGTCACCCTTCCTCTACTTCGCCGGCGGTCGCCTGTCGGCCGCCGAACTCGCGGCAGCGCGGCTGGACGGCGACCTCGTGGAGGTCGGCGAGGGCTACATGCCGGCGGATGCCGTTGAGACGCGGGAGCTGCGGGCGGCCTCGCTCGCGCCACTCGTGGGGCGCAGCCTGGCGGCGACCCACCTGAGCGCGGCGTGGGTGCACGGCGCGCTGGACACGCCACCGGCACGGCACGCCGTACAGCGCGTCGTCACCCGTCGCCTGAGCCCGCCGCTCGACGCGCGGGTGCGCTACAGCGACGTGCGGCTGGATGCCGCCGACGCCGACGTGTTCGGCGGTGTCGCGGTCACCACTCCGACGCGCACCCTCGCCGACCTCGCGCGCTCACGCGACGCGGCCGACCGCGACGCGGCCCTGCGCCTGATGGCGATCGCGCCTCACCTGAGGGAGGCGGCGCTGGCGTGGCTGGCCGCAGCGGGGCCGGTCCCCGACAAGCGCGCGGCGGCGGCGTTCCTTCGGGAGCAGGTCGTCTCGAGTGCCCGGCCACCGCCGGGCACGGCCGCTCAGGACGAGGTGACCCGGTACACGTCGTAG
- a CDS encoding replication-associated recombination protein A, producing the protein MRPVSLDEVAGQRHLLRPGSPLVALASTETRGVAATSVILWGPPGTGKTTLAQAVARSSGRRFVELSAVTAGVKDVREVMQEALTQRDMYGQSTILFLDEIHRFTKAQQDALLPGVENGWVVLIAATTENPSFSVISPLLSRSLLLTLQPLTDDDLGMLIDRAVSDPRGLAGAVTLDDDARAALIRLASGDARRALTALEAAASMADPGDDTPVITADLVAQAVDRALLRYDRQGDEHYDVISAFIKSIRGSDVDAAMHYLARMIEAGEDPRFIARRLVISASEDIGLADPQALTIAVAAADAVAFIGMPEGRIPLAEATAYLATTAKSNAAYNAINAAIADVRAGGFGRVPMHLRDAHYPGAKRLGHGKGYVYPHDLDVGVATQQYLPDELRGRRYYEPTARGVERDIAARVEKIRKILGD; encoded by the coding sequence ATGCGGCCCGTCTCGCTCGACGAGGTCGCGGGGCAGCGCCACCTGCTGCGCCCCGGCTCGCCGCTGGTCGCTCTCGCTTCGACCGAGACCCGGGGAGTCGCCGCGACCTCGGTGATCCTCTGGGGACCGCCCGGCACCGGCAAGACCACGCTCGCCCAGGCCGTCGCCCGCTCATCGGGCCGCCGCTTCGTGGAGCTGTCCGCCGTGACCGCGGGCGTCAAAGACGTGCGCGAGGTCATGCAGGAGGCGCTGACCCAGCGCGACATGTACGGGCAGTCGACCATCCTCTTCCTCGACGAGATCCACCGCTTCACCAAAGCCCAGCAGGACGCGCTGCTGCCCGGCGTCGAGAACGGCTGGGTGGTGCTCATCGCCGCGACCACCGAGAACCCGTCGTTCTCGGTCATCTCGCCGCTGCTGTCGCGTTCGCTGCTGCTGACGCTGCAGCCGCTCACCGACGACGACCTCGGCATGCTCATCGATCGCGCGGTCAGCGACCCACGAGGACTGGCCGGCGCCGTCACCCTCGACGACGACGCCCGGGCCGCGCTCATCCGCCTGGCCTCGGGCGACGCCCGCCGCGCACTCACCGCGCTCGAGGCCGCGGCATCCATGGCCGACCCCGGCGACGACACGCCCGTGATCACCGCGGACCTCGTCGCGCAGGCCGTCGACCGGGCGCTCCTGCGCTACGACCGGCAGGGCGACGAGCACTACGACGTCATCAGCGCGTTCATCAAGTCGATCCGCGGCTCCGACGTGGATGCCGCCATGCATTACCTCGCCCGCATGATCGAAGCGGGGGAGGACCCGCGCTTCATCGCCCGGCGCCTGGTGATCTCGGCATCCGAAGACATCGGCCTCGCAGACCCGCAGGCGCTCACGATCGCGGTCGCCGCTGCCGACGCGGTCGCCTTCATCGGGATGCCGGAGGGACGCATCCCGCTCGCCGAAGCGACGGCGTACCTGGCCACGACGGCCAAATCCAACGCCGCGTACAACGCCATCAATGCCGCGATCGCCGATGTGCGCGCCGGCGGGTTCGGGCGCGTGCCGATGCACCTGCGCGACGCCCACTACCCGGGAGCCAAGCGCCTGGGCCACGGCAAGGGCTACGTGTACCCGCACGACCTCGACGTGGGCGTGGCGACGCAGCAGTACCTGCCGGACGAGCTGCGCGGCCGCCGCTACTACGAGCCCACGGCGCGCGGCGTCGAGCGCGACATCGCCGCGCGCGTGGAGAAGATCCGCAAGATCCTCGGCGACTGA
- a CDS encoding dioxygenase, giving the protein MAPGAKGRDDRVARERARVYQARLDYQRGRQRRRRRDNLVAGIAGSALLLAIIGGQVLYYTAGPGVPEPEPTPTPTQTTPAPDLPLPDPDATTDPEPTPTTTP; this is encoded by the coding sequence GTGGCACCAGGGGCGAAGGGCCGTGACGACCGCGTCGCACGAGAGCGCGCGCGGGTCTACCAGGCGCGCCTGGATTACCAGCGCGGGCGGCAGCGTCGACGCAGGCGCGACAACCTCGTCGCGGGGATCGCCGGGAGCGCGCTGCTGCTGGCCATCATCGGCGGACAGGTGCTGTATTACACGGCCGGTCCAGGTGTGCCGGAGCCCGAACCGACCCCCACGCCCACGCAGACCACACCGGCGCCCGATCTTCCGCTTCCCGACCCGGATGCCACAACGGACCCCGAACCCACACCGACCACCACCCCCTGA
- the ruvX gene encoding Holliday junction resolvase RuvX, producing the protein MSGFRRGVRIGVDVGKARVGVARSDPDGMLATPLETVPRDDRAVARVLELAAEYDAFEVLVGLPLNLSGNDTPSTADARAFAAELAQAGSTPVRMVDERLSTVSAHAALRQSGRSQRDSRSIVDQVAAVVLLQHALDVEKSTGRPPGNPTPPAQEPA; encoded by the coding sequence GTGAGCGGGTTCCGTCGCGGCGTGCGGATCGGGGTCGATGTGGGCAAGGCCCGGGTGGGCGTCGCCCGCAGCGATCCCGACGGCATGCTCGCCACTCCGCTCGAGACGGTGCCGCGCGATGACCGCGCCGTCGCGCGGGTGCTCGAGTTGGCCGCCGAATACGACGCGTTCGAGGTTCTCGTGGGTCTGCCACTGAATCTCAGCGGCAACGACACCCCGTCCACGGCAGACGCCCGGGCGTTCGCGGCCGAGCTGGCCCAGGCCGGATCGACCCCCGTGCGCATGGTGGACGAACGTCTCAGCACGGTCTCGGCGCACGCCGCGCTCAGGCAGAGTGGGCGTTCCCAGCGGGATTCTCGTAGCATTGTCGATCAGGTCGCCGCCGTCGTACTGCTGCAGCACGCGCTCGATGTTGAGAAGAGCACCGGTCGGCCACCGGGAAACCCGACACCTCCGGCCCAGGAGCCCGCCTGA
- the alaS gene encoding alanine--tRNA ligase has product MKTAEIAQRYLDYFENNGHVIVPSASLVSPDPSVMFTIAGMVPFIPYLNGTVPPPYKRAADVQKCIRTNDIEEVGKTARHGTFFQMLGNWSFGDYFKEGAIGYAWELLTSSEADGGLGFAERDLWVTVYEDDDEAAALWQKVAGLPADRIQRLGREDNYWTTGQPGPAGPCSEIYFDRGPAYGRDGGPAVDDDRFTEIWNLVFMQYAIANVTSKVDFDIVGDLPNKNIDTGMGLERVAFIKQGVENMYETDQVRPVLDRAVDLSGRRYGAVHEDDVRFRIVADHVRSSLMLLSDGVTPSNEGRGYILRRLMRRAIRSMRLLGVDAPTFPELFAASRDAMKDAYPVVETDYSRISAYAVAEEETFLRTLASGSTILDMAVEQTKDAGKTRIAGSEAFLLHDTYGFPIDLTLEIAQEAGLDVDRAGFDSLMQEQRTRAKADARSRKRALADHSVYSAFRAAGETVFSGYTDLETESRVLGLIVDGASVERALAGQTAEVILAETTLYAESGGQVADKGIIVGPGYELDVLDVQRPVAGLISHTVQVRSGEVGVGQPATSVVDAANRRAARQAHSATHLVHAALRDTLGKTATQAGSLNRAGYLRFDFTWGQALSPETRSEIEEIANNAVRDNLEVTTRVLALDEAKALGAQALFGEKYGDVVRMVDIGGPWSRELCGGTHVSSSAEIGLVNLVGESSVGASNRRVEALVGLDAFRELAAERAIVSQLTATLKTPRDQLPTRIAELAANLKAAEKKIAQFEARALGDKLPQLVASAERVGPFQVIAQSLGTASSADDVRTLALQARDRLGSDAAAVVALGAEVSGRPVVIVATNEVARTAGAKAGLLAKGAAAALGGGGGGRDDVAQGGGTDAAALPAALRSIATALESQSA; this is encoded by the coding sequence ATGAAGACCGCTGAGATCGCCCAGCGCTACCTCGACTACTTCGAGAACAACGGCCACGTGATCGTGCCGTCCGCCTCGCTGGTCAGCCCCGACCCGTCGGTGATGTTCACCATCGCCGGCATGGTCCCCTTCATCCCTTACCTCAACGGCACGGTGCCGCCGCCCTACAAGCGCGCCGCCGACGTGCAGAAGTGCATCCGCACGAACGACATCGAAGAGGTCGGCAAGACCGCGCGGCACGGCACCTTCTTCCAGATGCTCGGCAACTGGTCCTTCGGCGACTACTTCAAGGAAGGCGCCATCGGCTACGCCTGGGAGCTGCTGACGTCGTCCGAGGCCGACGGCGGCCTCGGGTTCGCCGAGCGAGACCTGTGGGTCACCGTCTACGAAGATGACGACGAGGCCGCAGCGCTGTGGCAGAAGGTCGCGGGGCTGCCCGCCGACCGCATCCAACGGCTCGGCCGCGAGGACAACTACTGGACCACGGGCCAGCCGGGACCGGCCGGTCCCTGCTCGGAGATCTACTTCGACCGCGGACCGGCGTACGGCCGCGACGGAGGTCCGGCGGTGGACGACGACCGGTTCACCGAGATCTGGAACCTCGTGTTCATGCAGTACGCGATCGCGAACGTCACCTCCAAGGTCGACTTCGACATCGTCGGCGACCTGCCCAACAAGAACATCGACACCGGCATGGGTCTCGAGCGCGTCGCGTTCATCAAGCAGGGCGTCGAGAACATGTACGAGACCGACCAGGTGCGCCCCGTGCTCGACCGGGCCGTCGACCTCAGCGGCCGCCGCTACGGCGCGGTGCACGAGGACGACGTGCGCTTCCGCATCGTCGCCGACCACGTGCGCTCGTCGCTCATGCTGCTCTCGGACGGTGTCACCCCGTCCAACGAGGGGCGCGGCTACATCCTGCGCCGTCTCATGCGTCGTGCCATCCGCTCCATGCGGCTGCTCGGTGTCGACGCGCCGACCTTCCCCGAGCTGTTCGCGGCATCGCGCGATGCGATGAAGGACGCCTACCCCGTCGTCGAGACCGACTACAGCCGCATCTCGGCGTACGCCGTCGCCGAGGAGGAGACCTTCCTGCGGACGCTCGCGTCGGGTTCGACCATCCTCGACATGGCCGTGGAGCAGACGAAGGATGCCGGCAAGACCCGCATCGCCGGCTCCGAGGCGTTCCTGCTGCACGACACGTACGGCTTCCCGATCGACCTCACTCTCGAGATCGCCCAGGAGGCAGGGCTCGACGTCGACCGCGCCGGGTTCGACTCCCTCATGCAGGAGCAGCGCACCCGCGCGAAGGCCGACGCGCGCTCGCGCAAGCGCGCGCTGGCCGACCACAGCGTCTACAGCGCCTTCCGCGCCGCCGGCGAGACCGTCTTCAGCGGCTACACCGACCTCGAGACCGAGTCCCGGGTGCTGGGCCTCATCGTCGACGGCGCCTCGGTGGAGCGCGCACTGGCCGGTCAGACCGCGGAGGTCATCCTCGCCGAGACGACGCTCTACGCCGAGTCCGGCGGCCAGGTCGCCGACAAGGGGATCATCGTCGGACCGGGCTACGAGCTCGACGTGCTCGACGTGCAGCGTCCGGTGGCGGGACTCATCAGCCACACCGTGCAGGTGCGCAGCGGCGAGGTCGGCGTGGGTCAGCCCGCGACGAGCGTGGTGGATGCCGCGAACCGCCGCGCCGCGCGTCAGGCGCACTCCGCGACCCACCTCGTGCACGCAGCACTTCGGGACACGCTCGGCAAGACCGCGACGCAGGCGGGCTCGCTCAACCGCGCCGGCTACCTGCGCTTCGACTTCACATGGGGCCAGGCACTGTCGCCCGAGACGCGCAGCGAGATCGAGGAGATCGCCAACAACGCCGTGCGCGACAACCTGGAGGTCACCACCCGGGTGCTCGCACTCGACGAGGCCAAGGCGCTCGGAGCCCAGGCTCTGTTCGGCGAGAAGTACGGCGACGTCGTGCGCATGGTCGACATCGGCGGCCCGTGGTCGCGCGAGCTCTGCGGCGGCACGCACGTGTCCTCCAGCGCCGAGATCGGACTGGTGAACCTCGTCGGCGAGTCGTCGGTGGGCGCCTCCAACCGCCGCGTCGAGGCCCTCGTCGGGCTCGACGCCTTCCGGGAGCTCGCCGCCGAGCGGGCGATCGTCTCGCAGCTGACCGCGACGCTCAAGACCCCGCGCGACCAGCTGCCCACCCGCATCGCGGAGCTGGCGGCGAACCTCAAGGCCGCCGAGAAGAAGATCGCGCAGTTCGAGGCGCGGGCGCTCGGCGACAAGCTGCCGCAGCTCGTCGCCTCGGCCGAGCGTGTCGGCCCCTTCCAGGTCATCGCCCAGTCTCTGGGCACGGCGTCGTCGGCCGACGACGTGCGCACCCTGGCGCTGCAGGCGCGTGACCGCCTCGGTTCGGATGCGGCTGCGGTCGTCGCCCTCGGCGCCGAGGTGTCCGGCCGGCCCGTCGTGATCGTCGCGACCAACGAGGTCGCTCGCACGGCCGGCGCGAAGGCCGGTCTGCTCGCGAAGGGCGCCGCCGCTGCCCTCGGCGGCGGCGGAGGCGGGCGTGACGACGTCGCGCAGGGTGGCGGAACGGATGCCGCGGCGCTGCCGGCCGCGCTCCGATCGATCGCCACCGCGCTGGAGTCGCAGTCGGCGTGA
- a CDS encoding DUF349 domain-containing protein produces MPRAPQAAVKPVLPTVAPSASWGRVDDDGTVFVREGDDWRAVGQYPDGTPAEALAYFERKFTDLVSEVTLLEVRHRRGGASAADLRSAVGLVRDKITGAMAVGDLASLAARVEALDAELATASETEVAAAREAVQQAIAHRTGLVEQAEALAARDPKSVQWKQATSEMTSLFDQWQAHQQNGPRLPKSTAQQLWKRFRDARGTVDKHRREFYAELDETHKAARDRKTRLVERAEALAPRGEDGIAAYRDLLDEWKSSGRAGKKVDDALWARFKAAGDALYGARAERENADAEASKEKIAARRALLVEAAAVPDEKDIAKARQLLTGIQRRWDELGRIFPREVERALDDDLRKIEQSVSTREQADWKRNNPETKARANDMTRQLHDAIEKLEAEVEAARAAGDARAEAAATEALSARKAWLSALGG; encoded by the coding sequence ATGCCGCGGGCCCCGCAGGCCGCCGTGAAGCCCGTGCTCCCGACGGTCGCGCCGTCGGCATCGTGGGGGCGCGTCGACGACGACGGCACCGTCTTCGTCCGCGAGGGCGACGACTGGCGTGCCGTCGGCCAGTACCCGGACGGCACGCCCGCCGAGGCGCTTGCCTACTTCGAGCGCAAGTTCACCGATCTCGTCAGCGAGGTGACGCTGCTCGAGGTGCGCCACCGCCGCGGCGGCGCCAGCGCGGCCGACCTGCGCTCGGCCGTCGGGCTTGTGCGTGACAAGATCACCGGCGCCATGGCCGTGGGCGATCTCGCCTCCCTCGCCGCCCGCGTGGAGGCGCTGGATGCCGAACTCGCGACGGCGTCCGAGACCGAGGTCGCCGCCGCCCGCGAGGCCGTGCAGCAGGCGATCGCCCACCGTACCGGTCTCGTGGAACAGGCCGAGGCGCTCGCGGCGCGCGACCCGAAGTCCGTGCAGTGGAAGCAGGCCACGAGCGAGATGACGTCGCTCTTCGACCAGTGGCAGGCCCACCAGCAGAACGGTCCCCGTCTGCCGAAGTCGACCGCGCAGCAGCTGTGGAAGCGTTTCCGCGACGCGCGTGGCACGGTCGACAAGCACCGCCGCGAGTTCTACGCGGAGCTCGACGAGACCCACAAGGCCGCGCGTGACCGCAAGACGCGCCTCGTCGAGCGCGCGGAAGCGCTCGCGCCCCGCGGTGAGGACGGCATCGCCGCATACCGCGACCTGCTCGACGAGTGGAAGAGCTCGGGCCGGGCCGGCAAGAAGGTCGACGACGCACTCTGGGCGCGGTTCAAGGCGGCCGGCGATGCGCTCTACGGCGCCCGCGCGGAACGTGAGAATGCGGACGCCGAGGCTTCCAAGGAGAAGATCGCCGCGCGCCGCGCTCTGCTGGTCGAAGCCGCGGCGGTTCCCGACGAGAAGGACATCGCGAAGGCGCGCCAGTTGCTCACCGGCATCCAGCGTCGTTGGGACGAGCTGGGTCGCATCTTCCCCCGCGAGGTCGAGCGCGCGCTGGATGACGACCTGCGCAAGATCGAGCAGTCGGTCAGCACCCGCGAGCAGGCCGATTGGAAGCGCAACAACCCCGAGACCAAGGCACGCGCCAACGACATGACGCGTCAGCTGCACGACGCGATCGAGAAGCTCGAGGCCGAGGTCGAAGCCGCCCGCGCCGCCGGCGATGCTCGGGCAGAGGCCGCCGCGACCGAGGCCCTGTCGGCCCGCAAGGCGTGGCTGTCCGCTCTGGGCGGCTGA
- the mltG gene encoding endolytic transglycosylase MltG, giving the protein MPSSSSPFDDPPADLFGKLPDPRGRSGVARSAPPPSAAGPTDAAPEHPADDRAAAPDGGTAPAPAPTPATAAGDRPLSRREARRAATGGALIAGTANTSQTEAPASSEPPPAAPRPAASAASSESPIDAATPSADRAETPPDAAAETRTATAPRPAARPAATATLDALFTGEATSDDLGAPPPPPDKRGRRRGGWIILALVLALLGGIGIGVAWVWNTYEEPIRAFMGWEEPKDYEEGEATGEAAVTIITGDNGASISQNLFDAGVTKTPDAFYDYLIDTQQNPPFQPGVYLLQQKMTSAAALTALLDPANKQANTAQLREGLTVEQSLPLLAEGLALPIEDFQAAVANPADYGVSADSLEGWLFPATYTFDPGVTAADVIRALVERTTQSLDSAGVPVERRHEILTIASIIEREARFEEDFYKVSRVIQNRLAPGNTETSGLLQMDSTAQYGYQEMHDGTVSSSQEALEDDNPWNTYRHPGLPVGPIANPGDMAIDAAMHPADGPWMYFVTVNLDTGETIFTNTGAEHEKAVTQWQQWCADNPDSGC; this is encoded by the coding sequence ATGCCCTCATCCTCGTCACCGTTCGACGATCCGCCGGCCGACCTTTTCGGCAAGCTCCCCGACCCCCGGGGACGCTCGGGCGTCGCGCGGTCGGCGCCGCCGCCGTCTGCTGCGGGCCCCACAGACGCCGCGCCGGAGCACCCCGCTGACGACCGCGCCGCCGCGCCGGATGGCGGGACCGCTCCCGCGCCGGCTCCGACGCCGGCCACCGCCGCAGGTGACCGGCCGCTGTCCCGCCGTGAGGCGCGGCGCGCGGCCACCGGCGGAGCCCTCATCGCGGGGACCGCGAACACGAGCCAGACCGAAGCCCCGGCCTCGAGCGAGCCGCCTCCCGCGGCGCCGCGACCCGCGGCATCCGCCGCGTCCTCCGAGTCGCCCATCGACGCCGCCACCCCCTCCGCGGACCGGGCCGAGACGCCACCGGACGCAGCGGCGGAGACACGCACTGCGACCGCACCGCGACCGGCGGCCCGCCCCGCTGCCACCGCCACGCTCGACGCCCTGTTCACCGGTGAGGCGACGAGCGACGACCTGGGCGCGCCGCCACCCCCGCCGGACAAGCGCGGTCGGCGGCGCGGCGGATGGATCATCCTCGCCCTCGTGCTCGCACTTCTCGGTGGCATCGGCATCGGCGTCGCCTGGGTGTGGAACACCTACGAAGAGCCCATCCGCGCGTTCATGGGCTGGGAGGAGCCGAAGGACTACGAAGAGGGCGAAGCGACCGGCGAAGCGGCGGTGACCATCATCACCGGCGACAACGGTGCGTCGATCTCGCAGAACCTCTTCGACGCCGGCGTGACCAAGACCCCCGACGCCTTCTACGACTACCTCATCGACACCCAGCAGAACCCGCCCTTCCAGCCCGGCGTGTACCTGCTGCAGCAGAAGATGACCTCGGCGGCCGCCCTCACCGCGCTACTGGATCCCGCGAACAAGCAGGCGAACACCGCGCAGCTGCGCGAGGGCCTCACCGTGGAGCAGTCCCTCCCGCTGCTGGCGGAAGGGCTCGCGCTGCCGATCGAAGACTTCCAGGCGGCCGTGGCGAACCCCGCCGACTACGGCGTGAGCGCCGACAGCCTCGAGGGGTGGCTCTTCCCGGCCACCTATACCTTCGACCCGGGTGTCACTGCTGCCGACGTCATCCGCGCCCTCGTCGAGCGCACGACCCAGTCGCTCGACAGCGCCGGGGTGCCCGTCGAACGTCGCCACGAGATCCTCACCATCGCGTCGATCATCGAGCGGGAGGCCCGGTTCGAAGAGGACTTCTACAAGGTCTCCCGGGTCATCCAGAACCGGCTCGCGCCCGGGAACACCGAGACGTCCGGCCTGCTGCAGATGGACTCCACCGCGCAGTACGGCTACCAGGAGATGCACGACGGAACGGTGAGCTCGTCGCAGGAAGCCCTCGAAGACGACAACCCGTGGAACACGTACCGGCACCCCGGCCTCCCGGTCGGCCCCATCGCCAACCCCGGCGACATGGCCATCGACGCGGCGATGCATCCCGCCGACGGCCCCTGGATGTACTTCGTCACGGTCAACCTCGACACGGGCGAGACCATCTTCACCAACACCGGCGCCGAGCACGAGAAGGCCGTCACGCAGTGGCAGCAGTGGTGCGCTGACAACCCGGACTCGGGCTGCTGA
- the rpsD gene encoding 30S ribosomal protein S4, with translation MATKSQDRRKVRLSRALGVALTPKAARYLEKRPYAPGEHGRTKRKQDSDYAVRLREKQRLREQYGIREKQMRNTFNEARRKDGLTGENLVELLEMRLDALVVRAGFARTTAQARQLVVHRHILVDGQTVDRPSFRVKPGQLIHVKAKSEGLEPFQVAAAGGHAEVLPPVPGYIEVELDKLQARLVRRPKRAEVPVTCDVQLVVEYYAAR, from the coding sequence GTGGCAACGAAGTCCCAGGACCGCCGCAAGGTCCGTCTGTCGCGCGCCCTCGGCGTCGCACTGACCCCGAAGGCCGCCCGCTACCTCGAGAAGCGTCCCTACGCTCCCGGCGAGCACGGCCGCACCAAGCGCAAGCAGGACAGCGACTACGCCGTCCGTCTGCGCGAGAAGCAGCGTCTGCGCGAGCAGTACGGCATCCGCGAGAAGCAGATGCGCAACACGTTCAACGAGGCCCGCCGCAAGGACGGCCTGACGGGTGAGAACCTCGTCGAGCTGCTCGAGATGCGTCTGGACGCGCTCGTCGTGCGTGCCGGCTTCGCCCGCACCACCGCACAGGCCCGCCAGCTCGTCGTGCACCGCCACATCCTGGTCGACGGCCAGACCGTGGACCGCCCGTCGTTCCGCGTGAAGCCGGGTCAGCTCATCCACGTCAAGGCCAAGAGCGAGGGCCTCGAGCCCTTCCAGGTCGCAGCCGCCGGCGGTCACGCCGAGGTGCTGCCGCCCGTTCCCGGCTACATCGAGGTCGAGCTCGACAAGCTGCAGGCGCGCCTCGTGCGTCGCCCGAAGCGCGCCGAGGTGCCCGTCACCTGTGACGTGCAGCTCGTCGTGGAGTACTACGCCGCGCGCTGA